The sequence gctctgcaatctctcaccatttagatcatatgcttcttttttattcttcctgccaaagtggacaatttcacactttcccacattgtactatatttaccaggtctttgcccactcacttaacctatctatatccctttgtagcccccttatgtcctcttcacaagttactttcctacctatcattgtgtcgtcagcaaatttagcaaccatatctttggtcccttcatctaagtcatttatataaattgtaaaaagttgaggccccagcactgatccctgtggcacactactcgttatatcttgccaacatATGGTATTCATTGAAAATTTAAAACATCTAATAGTTTTATTTTTCTCTTTGGTCCAGATTTGTTGGCATCAATGCATCGGACATCAACTACAGTGCCGGCTGATACAACACTTCCCTTCAACCTCCGTTTGACATTGGCTTTGAAGGGATCGGGGAAGTGGTAGCCCTGGTTCAAATGGTAGTGCCAACTATTGTGTGAGCCAACCTGTGGCCTATTTGAAAGAAGGTGCTTTTGCTGAATACGTGGTTGTGCCAGCCAGCAAAGCAATCCTGGTGCCATCGGTCAAGCCCCAGTTCCTTACACTGCTCCTTAGTGGTACGATGGCTTGTATTAGCCTCCAGGAGCTTGGCGAACTCTCCAAGGGCCAGAAAGTTTTGGTGACGGCAGCTGCCGGTGGCACTGGTCAGTTTGCTGTCCAGCTGGCCAAGGCAGCTGGTTGCCATGTGGTTGGCACCTGCTCTTCGGAGAAGAAGGTTCGCTTCCTGAAATCAATAGGGTGTGACCGCCCCATTAACTACAAATCCGAGGACACTGGTACTGTTCTGCGAAAGGAATACCCAGAAGGGATGGACGTGGTTTACGAATCAGTGGGAGGGGAAATGTTCAAACTGGCCGTCAACCATCTGGCTATCAAGGGACGTCTTCTTGTCATCGGCTTAGTCTCGTCCTATCAAAGCT comes from Heterodontus francisci isolate sHetFra1 chromosome 5, sHetFra1.hap1, whole genome shotgun sequence and encodes:
- the LOC137370199 gene encoding LOW QUALITY PROTEIN: prostaglandin reductase-3-like (The sequence of the model RefSeq protein was modified relative to this genomic sequence to represent the inferred CDS: inserted 2 bases in 2 codons; substituted 1 base at 1 genomic stop codon), yielding MINFALAGRLLSPIHRTPRFQTPPLAAAAWVSAIPHRCLVSMSRSHRLTDLEASAVTRNMKKLAVATLSSNFREAVCVQSVRVPTPGDGELLVRNRFVGINASDINYSAGXYNTSLQPPFDIGFEGIGEVVAXGSNGSANYCVSQPVAYLKEGAFAEYVVVPASKAILVPSVKPQFLTLLLSGTMACISLQELGELSKGQKVLVTAAAGGTGQFAVQLAKAAGCHVVGTCSSEKKVRFLKSIGCDRPINYKSEDTGTVLRKEYPEGMDVVYESVGGEMFKLAVNHLAIKGRLLVIGLVSSYQSSLGLMGSSAGNLPLKLLQKSASVRGFFLXHHNTHYEASVRRLLDMYGKGELVCEIDRGDQAPEGRFVGLESVYRAVDYLYLGKNIGKIVAELPQPVSAKL